The region TGCGGTAAAACCGAAGGTCCGCTGGGTGCTGGTAATGAGTTCATGAATGGACTTGGCCATGAGCGGGTCCAAGCCCGTCGTCGGTTCGTCGAACAGCACAATCTCCGGCCGCATCACGAGGGCGCGCGCCAGGCCGGCGCGTTTTCGCATGCCTCCGCTGAGCTCGGCGGGAAACTTATGCCCCATGCCGGCCAGGCCGACCTGCTCCAGCATGCCGTTCACCCGCGTGGCGACCTCGGGGCCCTTCATCCTCAACTTTTCCTTCAGCGGGAAGGCCACATTGTCGAACACCGTCATCGAATCGAAGAGCGCCGCGCCCTGGAACAACATCGCAAACCGCTTCCGCACTTCATTGAGCGGCTGGCCGTGAAGGCGGGAGATATCGACGTCGCCAACCCACACCTGGCCTTCATCCGGCTGAAGCAGGCCGATCATGTGCTTCAGCAGCACACTCTTGCCCTCCCCGCTCGGACCGATAATGGTCGTCAGCTTCCCGGAAGGGATCGTCAAATCAACGCCCTGCAATACCGGCTGACCGCCCAGCCGCTTCTTGACGCCCACCAGTCTGAGCATGATTACAGCAACACCGATGTGAGAAAGTAGTCCCATACCAGGATGAGCACGGAAGACAGGACCACCGCTTCCGTCGTGGCCGTTCCCAACCCCTCGGCGCTCATGCGCGTATAGAACCCCTTGTAACAACAGACCCAGCTCACGATCAGCCCGAAGCTGATCGATTTGAGGATGCCCCCGTACACATCCTTCCATTCCACGGCGGACTCAATCGACGTCCAATAGGATCCGGCATTCACGCCGAGAAGATCCACCCCGACCAAATAGCCGCCGTAAATTCCGACCACGTCGAAAATCGCCACCAAGAGCGGCACGCCGATCAAGCCCGCCACCAGCTTGGGCGCGATGAGGTATTGCAGCGGATTGATGGCCATCGTATCGAGCGCGTCGATTTGCTCGGTAATCCGCATGATGCCGATTTCAGCCGTCATGGCCGACCCCGCCCGAGCCGTCACCATGAGTGCGGCGAGCACGGGCCCGAGTTCGCGTATCATGCTCAAGGCCACGGCAGATCCCAGCAGCCCCTCGGAGCCGAATTTGCGCAGCGTGTAATACCCCTGCAGCGCGAGCACCATCCCGGTAAATCCAGCCGTCAACACGACGACGAAGGTCGATTTGTACCCAATGAAATGGAGTTGTTTGATGTACTGCATGAGCCGCAGGGGCGGCCGCGCGAGCCAGCCGAACGAGGACAGCAGAAAAATGAGCATGCGGCCCATTTCCCGCACATATCTCACCACCGGTCGCCCAATGTACTGCAACATGGTCATCGCACCGCCCGTGTGTGTGAATCCGGCCTCTCCGCGAAAAATGCCTCGAACGCGCCGCCCAACAGCCTCGTGAGATTCCGCGCCGCGAGTGCGCTCTGCCGCCGAAGCCGCAACAGTCCCGACAGACTCTCCACGGGATGAGCCAGCACCGCGCCGATCCCCCTGAGCCACCCAGTGGGCCTGAGAAACAGATTGAAGTCAAGCGGAAGCTCTTCTTCCAACAGATCAGACACCGTTCGCACGATCACAAAAGGGACCTGGGCCACACCGGCTTCACAAGCCAATGCCGCACTTTCCATATCCAGCCCAACCGCGCCGGTCCGTTGAGCCAGCGCCCCCTTGTCAGAGGCCCGCCCCACGATACGATCGACCGACACGAATCGGCCCTCCCTACAGCGTGAGCCTTGCCTGAACTCACCGATCGCCGCGTAAAAACGGTCCCGTTCAGCCCCGGGGACCTCGCAGTAATCCGGCAGACCGGCGTTCGCGGAATCGATCATGGCCACAGCCGTCCCCATCAAGACATCGCCGATCTCCGCCGCCGTCAACGCGCAGGCAAAACCGGTTGACAGGCTCACGGAAAAAGCCTGCCGCTGAAATAACGCCCGGGCGCCGGCGCCGGCCTTCTGCGGCCCGACGCCCGTTTGCAGCACCCAGCACTCTCCGCGCCCCACTTCGGCGACATACAGCGGCTTCCCCGCACAGGTCTCGGTTCGCCCATGAGGCAAGGCCGCCCGCACCGCGGCCAACTCCCAGACCGTCGCCACAAAGATCGCGATACGCGGACAGGATCCAGGATGCAGAGGAATGCGGGCGGGCGAAGGAGGCTTGTCCGTCAACGCTCAAACCGATAGGCCCCGGTCGCGTCCACCTGCTGGCGAACTTCATCGGCCCGCATGTGGCCCCGGGAACGAATGTTGCGGTACATCGCCAGTGCCCATAAGGGAAAATATTGGCAGTACCAGTGATACCGAAGATAAAACACCCTGGGGAATCCGGTGCCGGTGTGCGCCACTTCTTCCCAGGAGCCGTCCTTGAGCTGATGCCGCAGGAGAAATTGCACTCCGCGTGCGACGCTGAAGGAGTCCGTGACATCGGCCGACATCAAAGCCATCAAGGCCCACGCCGTTTGCGACGGCGTGCTCTCCCCTTTCCCGCTGTGCGCATCCTCGGCGTAAGACAGGCACGATTCGCCCCAGCCGCCATCGGGATTTTGCTTCGACTCCAGCCAGGACACGGCCCGGCGAATGTAGGGGGCAGAGACATCTTCTCCGATCGCGCGAAGCCCCGCGAGCACCGACCAGGTCCCATAGATATAGTTGACCCCCCACCGGCCAAACCAACTGCCGTCCGCTTCCTGCTCTTTTTTCAAAAACGCCAGCGCCGGCTGGACGGCGGGATGCGTCCGGTCATAGCCCAAGGCCGCCAGCATTTCCAAGCAGCGCCCGGCGAGATCCGCCGTACTCGGATCCAGCAAGGCCTTATGGTCGGCAAACGGGATGTAGTTGAAGACAACCCGGTTATTGTCCTTGTCATAGGCGCCCCAGCCGCCGTCGGAACTCTGCATCGCCAAGACCCATTGCATGCCACGGCGAATCGATTCCCGCTGTTCGGCCGGTTGCGGCATCTTCAGCTTGGAGAGCGCCATCAGCACGACGGCCGAATCGTCCACGTCCGGATACAACTCGTTTTCAAACTGGAAATACCATCCGCCCGGCTCCGTATGGGACGAGGAAATCGTCCAGTCCCCGACGGTCTTCGTCTGCCGGGACATGAGATAGGCTCCGGCCTTGACCAACGCGGGATGATCCTGCGGCAGGCCCGCCTCGATCAACGCGTTCGTCAGCAACGCCGTGTCCCAAATCGGTGAAAAGCAGGGCTGCAGATGAAGCGTCGATACCCGCTCGCCGTCAACCGTGCCCGTCTCATGCACCTCAAGGTCCTCGATCTCACGCAGGGCTTTCTGCACGAGGGGATCGTCCATTTCGTAGCCCAGACAGCGCAGCGCCATCACGGAATTCGCCATCGCGGGATAAATCGCGCCCAGTCCGCCGCTGCCTTTCAAATGTTCCAGCATCCATGTGGCCGCCTTGTGCATCGCCTTCTCGCGCAGCCACATGAGCGGCATGCGGTCATAGAGCTTCAGCACCACGTCCAGCATGACAAAGAGGTTGTGGGGCGTGAACCAATCCTGGTCCTTATTGAAGGGCGGATACTTCCAAAACCGAATTTGAGCGCGCGGAACGGCATAAAGCTCGTCGATGCCCTGCTCGGAAGGGATGCGGCACACCGGCTGATGGGCAAACACGATCAGCAACGGGATCAGCACGGCGCGCGACCAATAGGAAATCGCGTAAATACTGAAATAGAACCGCTTCGGCAGCAGCATCAGTTCGACCGGCATGTGGGGCACGCCTTCCCAGTCGTACTGATCGAACAGCGCGAGCGCGATTTTCGTAAAGACGTTGGCCTGCACCACGCCGCCCATCGCAAGAATGCGATCGCGGGCGCGGAGCATGAACGGCTCTGAGGCCGGGATGCCACTCAACTTGAGCGCGAAATAGGCCTTCACCGAGGCGCTGATATCAGCCGGCCCCCCATAGTAGATCGGCCAGCCGCCATCCGGAAGCTGCATCGACCGCAGATACCGAACAGCCTTCTCCTGGCGAACCGGATCGACGCAGTCGAGAAACCGCCGGAGCATCACATACTCCGAGGTCAACGTCGTATCAGCCTCCAGTTCCGCGACCCAATAGCCTTCAACGGGATGCTGCTTCGAAAGAAACCAGGTCTGGCTTCGGCGGATCGCATCGTCAATGGTATCCGGCTGGCTCATCGTATGGCTCGCGGGCCGGCGCGGCGTGGAATCGACAGCGGACGCTTGAGCCGCTTTGTCGGAGACTAATCGAAGCGGCGGCGCGGATGCAGGTTCGGCCGACGAAGCCGTCTTTCCTGGAATAGAGGAGAGGAAACTGTCGGAGAGTCTGGCAAAGAGTGCGCGAAAGAGCTTCATTGATTTCTATATGGACCTAATGAGATGGACAGAGAGACGACGTGGCGCAAGACACAGTCACACGAGCATCAACGCCACACGATTGGAGAGCAGCCCATCGATGGGCTTATAACAGACGCCCCTACATGAGTCAAGCGACGGAGGATGAAACTCCTCTGGAATATTCGTGCGTTACGACCCGCTTACGCCAGCTGTAAATCGCCTAGCCGCACCGACACCACTTTCGACACGCCGGGCTCTTCCATCGTCACGCCGAACAAGGAATCGGCGATCGACATGGTCCGCTTGTTGTGCGTGATCACCAGAAATTGCGCAGTCTGCGCCATGTTTCTCAAGACGCTGGTAAAACGTCCGATGTTTTCCTCGTCGAGCGGCGCATCGATTTCGTCCAGCAGACAGAACGGCGTCGGCCTGATCAAGAAACTGGCGAACAAGAGGGCCATCGCTGTGAGCGTCTTTTCACCGCCGGACAGCATGGTAATGCTCTTGAGCCGCTTCCCCGGAGGCTGCGCGACAATGTCCACACCCGGATCCTGGTTTCCTCCGCCTTCACCGTTTTCCCCGGCCGGCTCCTCGACCAGCTGCAGCTCCGCCCGGCCGCCGGGAAAGAACTGGCCAAAGACTTCGGTGAACTTCTGCTGCAGCTCCGTGAAGGTCGTCGCGAACATATCCTTCGTCGTATGGTTGATCCGCTGAATAATCTCTTTGAGCGAGCTGATGGAATTGGACAGATCCTGCTCTTGCGTCGAAAGGAACGTGTAGCGCTGATCGAGCTCCTGATGCTCGCTGATCGCTGCCAAATTGATCGGCCCCATGCGATCGAGCCGGTCGCGCAACTTCTGAAGCTGCTCTTTCAGCTCGGCATCGGGCGACTGGGCCAGCGGATTGGATGGAGCCGCCTCCTCTCCGGCCTCCGGCAGCTCCGCCGGCACGGGAACCTCACCGGTCAGCATGGCGGGGTCGAGTTGATAGGTGCCGGACAAGGTGCCTTCGACCGTGCTCAACTGGGTCCGCAATTCCGCCCGCCGCACTTCGACGGCCATCCGGGCATCCCGCACCGACGACATCGTACGGCGAACCTCGTCAAGACTGGCTTCAAGCGCCTGGCTCGCCGCCACATCCTGAGCCTGCTGCTCCTGCGCCGTGACCAGTTCCGTCTTGATCCGGCTGGCGGCCAGGCCAAACTCTTGGCACAAGGCTTCCTGGCGGGCCTGCTCGTCACGATTTTCCTGAATGGCCTGCACAAGCCCTTCGAGATGGTCCGCCAGCGACTGCCGGCGCTGTTCGCTTTCGACTTGCTGCTGCATCACGCGCGCCCGGTTCGCCTGTTCATGCCCCCGCTTCGAACGCAGTCCCTCGGACAATAAACGCGCCTCCGTCACCCGCTCCTGAAACGCGCGGCCTTCCTGGTCGATGGCCGCCAGCCGCTCCCGTACCCGGCCCAGGCTGGCTTCCTGGCCGGCTTTCTCACTCATCCATTGTTCAAGCTGGGCTTGGGCCGAACGTGCGTCCTGTTCAAACCGCTGATGGTCGGCGGTCCCCTTGTGAATGTCCGCCTCGATGCCCGCCAGCTTCAGATCCAGATCGGCAAGAACGCCCCGCAAGCGTTCTTCGTCTTTTTGCAGCGAGAGATTCTGCATTTCCGTCTCGCGCAGCGAGTCCGCCAACTGCTTCGCCTGCTGGCCAAGCTCTTGCCCCAGCACCTGCAACTCGATCCGGCGCTGTTTTTCCTGCTCCAGCAACGCGGTGAATTCCGTCCGCTTGGTTTCCAGGCTGACGACTTCCCGCCGCCGCTCCAACAACCCCTGCCCATCGCGCACATGCCCGCCGCTGATCACGCCGGAGGCATCCATCACTTCGCCCGCGAGCGTGACCAAAATCGGCCCGTCCTGTCCGGCCCAGAGCTGCTGCGCCCATAACCGGACGGCGTGATCCAGCGATTCGACGATCACCACCCGGTCGAAGAGGCAATCTCTCGCGGCCACCCGAGGCGCGTCCGTCTGAATCAGATCCACCGCACGGCCGGCCACGCCAGGCTGGTTCGCCAACGCGGTCCACCAGGACCGGTCTCCGGATCCAGCGCTCTCCCAGCGGGGCTGTTGAGGAATAAACGTCCCGCGTCCGAGGGCTTTTTCCTGGAGAAAGCCGATGGCTCGCTGCGCGACCGCCGGGTCATCGACGAACCATCCGTGGACCCGCTCGCCCAACACCGCCTCCACCGCGCGATCCATCCCCGGTGGAATGACCAGCCATTCCGCAATGGCATCACGCACCCCCTCGCACGACTTGAGGGCGGTGGTCTCATCGCTGCCGGCCCGGCCATACCCCATTTCCTCAAGCACCATCCCCTGCAAGGCCTGGAGACGCGAATCGACCGCCGCCAGCTCCTCCGACCGATGGAGGATGTGGCCATCGAGCGCCCGCAGCTCTTCCGCCACACGGACAGATTCCCCCTGCACCGTCTCCTGTTGAGCACGGATGCTCACAACCATCCGGCCCGCGTCGCCATACTCCTGCCGCAACGCTTCATGGCGGGTCACGGCCATCGCGCGCTGTTCCTGTAAATGCCCTTGCTCCGTGACAAGACGAGCCCCCCGCTCCGCCACCTCATTCATCCGGGCGGTCAGCTGGGACACGCTCTGCTCGGTGTTCGCAACCAACACGGCCAGCTGCAAAATATCGCGGCGCCCGCGCTCTTCTTCCGCAACCGCGGCGGCCCGCTGCTCCAGCAAGCGCGCCATCTCCCGATCGAGTTCGGCAAACGCCGATTCCCGCTGCGCCAATTCCTCGTCGATCGCCGCCAGCGACGCCTCCAACTCGCCCAGCGCCTGGGTCAGATCGCCCTGTGCGCGAGCCAAGTCTTCCAGTTCGCCGGCTTCCTGCTGCTGCTGCTGGTCGAACAGCTGGCTCCGATTCCGCGCGACCTCCGCAGCCGTCAACGCCTGCGCCTGCTGATGCTCGATGCCCGAGAGCTCTTCGCGGATCTTGCCGATCGCATCGCTCGTCGCAATGGCCTGCATCCGGGACTGCTCCAAATCCGTCGTCAGCCGCGCCAGCCCGGCGGCCGTTTCCGCTTCCCGCTGATCGAGCGACATCACCTCGGCCTCGACCTCGCGCAGCTCATGGCGCAAGGCTCGGAACTCACGGGTGAGCAATTCGATCTCCACCCCCCGCGCTTCCTGCTGCAACGTCTGATAGGTGCGGGCCTGGCGGGCCTGCCGTTCGAGCGAATTCAGCTGCTTCTTCACTTCGGCAATGATGTCGCGCACCCGGAGAAGATTTTGCTGGGTGGCATCGAGTTTGCGGAGCGCTTCGGCCTTTTGTTTCTTATAGCGGACAATCCCGGCCGTTTCTTCGATCAGCTCCCGCCGGTCTTGCGGCGAGGCGTTCAGGATCTGATCGATCTGCCCCTGCGCGATGACCGTGTGCCCTTTGCTGCCGGCTCTGGTATCCATCAGCACGCTGCGAATATCCTTGAGGCGGCACGGTGTCTTATTGATCAGATATTCACTGTCGCCGTTGCGGTAGAGCCGGCGGGTGATCATCAGCTCTTGAAATTCGCTCAACTGGCTGGGCAACCCCGATCCGCCTTCGAGCTTCAGCGTGGTTTGATCGAGCCCCCCGATGACCAGCGACACTTCGGCCATCCCCAACGGTTTCCGCAACTCGGTGCCGTTGAAAATTACATCTTCCATTTTTTCGCTTCGCAAGGTCTTGGTGCTTTGCTCGCCGAGCACCCAGAGAATGGCATCCACGACGTTACTTTTCCCGCTGCCATTGGGCCCGACCACCGCCGTCACCCCCTCGGGGAACGCGATCCGCGACTCGGCAAACGACTTGAAACCCAACATGTCCAGCGATTTCAAATACATCGGTTCACCTTTGGTTGAGCCATCAATACCACCCTTGCGAATGCTCGGCCCTTGTAGCATAGGGGCAAGAGGAAATCAAAACCAAAATACCGCAGGTAGTAGGGGGACAAGAGCCCCCCTACTAGATATATGGCATCTTTAAGTTCGCGGATTAACTGGCGATGCTGGCTGCGGGCTTACTGGCGGATTCGATCTGGACCAGTTCCTTCGGGAGGAGAAATTCGACATCTTCTTCGATCACCGTGAGTTCTTCCAGCTCGGAGGGGCCGGCGCTTCGGAGGAAGGCCACCACTTCCGTCACCAGCACTTCAGGAGCCGAGGCCCCGGCGGCAATGCCGACGGCCTTCGCGTTCTTCAACCAGTCAGGGTTGATGTCGCTGGCCGAATCGATCAGATAGGATGGAATCCCGCATTGCTCACCCAACTCGCGCAGACGGTTGGAGTTGGAACTGTTCGGCGAGCCGATGACCAAAATGACATCAACCAGCCGGGACAACTCCTTCACCGCATTCTGCCGGTTTTGCGTCGCGTAGCAGATATCTTCCTGATGCGGGCCCTTGATGTTCGGGAATCGCTTGTGAAGCGCGCCGACAATATCCCGGCATTCATCGACACTCAGCGTCGTCTGCGTCACATAAGAAAGATTCACGAGGTTTTCCACCTCGAGCTTTTCAACGTCCTCGACCGACGACACCAAGTGGAACTTGTCGGGAATCTGCCCCAGCGTGCCGATCACTTCCGGGTGGCCGGCATGGCCGATCAGAATCAGCTCATATCCTTGGGTATAGTCGCGGTTCACTTCATTGTGCACTTTGATAACCAGCGGGCAGGTCGCGTCGATGACATGCAGCCGCCGCTTATTCGCTTCGTCCCACACAGACTTCGCCACGCCATGGGCGCTGAAGATCACCACCGATCCCTCGGGCACTTCACCCAGCTCCTCCACGAACACCGCCCCCTTTTGCCGGAGCGAGTTCACCACATGGCGGCTATGCACGATTTCATGACGGACGTAAATGGGCGCCCCATACTTCTTGAGCGAGAGATCGACGATATCGATCGCCCGATCGACTCCGGCGCAAAACCCCCGCGGATTCGCAAGATATATCTTCAGCATCGGCTGATCTCCTTCACGCTTGGCAGGGGGATCGCCCCCTCTACCCCGATATTGAACGGATTCACCTTACGTCAGATCGTCCAAGGCCGTCAACAGATGCCACGACACGCTATTTGACCGGGTGCGCAACCCACCACAACTCCCGTCCCTTACGCGCCCCGTACATCAATACCGTCCCATCAGGAGTAAACCTCAATGAGAGCGGATCAATATAATCGTAGGCGGGAAGCTTGGTGCCTTCAAGCACCACAAACCACTCCGCGGGCGGCCAATCGGTAAAGGCCAAGTAGGCCACCTGGCGGCCGGCTGGGCTGACAACCGGCGCATGGGCCCACCAGCTTCGATAGCCTGGCACCCATTCATACCCGTTCACGAGGCCCCATTCCCCCTGAGCGCTTTCCGCCACGTAAAACACCCGCTGACTGTTCGGACTGAAGGACGGCGCCCCAACCACATCGTACTCGACACGTTCCTGCTGATCGACGATCATGCGGGTGCCGTTTGCAATATAGGCCACCCGCTTTCCATCCGGGCTCACACGCAGCCCCTGCACAGACGAATGGGGCGGACTGTCCTGCCCATTGAACACGACGGTCTTCTCGTTCTCGTTTCCCGTCACGTACGCCAGCGATTCCCCGTCCAGGCTTGCCGCCAGCTCAAACACCCCACCCTTCTTCTTGATGCTTGATTTTCGGCTCCCGTTCACCAGCACACATTTCGATCCCAGGGCGGACTCACAGAGCACATAGATCAGCTCGCCATCTTGGCGATAGACCAGCGGGGTCGCGTCAGCTGAGATCGCCACCGTACGGCCATTTTCCAGAATGGCAAACTTGTCGCGCCCTTGCTCCCGGAAGGCCGCCACATACGCCACCTTCTCCCCATCGGGGCTCAAGGCATAGGACAGGACCTTGCCCGGAGCGGCATAGTGTGTGTCCTGGCCCGTCACACGATCGTGCAGGACCATGTCGGCTTGATCCTTCTGGCGCATCGAATACGCGAGCGTCTTCCCATTGGCGCTGTAGACCAACAGGCCGGTCTCCGCATAGACGGGCGTCACCGCATTTCCGGTTACCACAGCGGTTGGCGGCGAAGGAAGATGGCAGTCACGGTACTCTCGGCAGGAGGCTGGCGGCTTATACGGCTGCCCCTGCAGCCCAACCGGCAATCGATAGGCAAATGACCAGCCATCTGGGCCAAATCGCAGATCGAAATGCAGCGACGTATAGGCATCTCCGCACTCCCCCGGGATGCGGCCGAGTTTGGTGGTGCGGCGGTTCACAGATGCCAGGCTCAATAGACTCGGCCCGGACACCGGCTGGCTCGTGAGCGCAGCCCGGCACGCCTCAGAAACCATTTCAACAGGGGCTGCACCGGATGATGAAACAGAGGAAGTAGGAGCGGGAGAAGGGACAGCGGCTGTACCGGCCCCGACGCTCCGTCCCGGTTCGACCGCACAGGCGGCAAGCGATACGGCCAGCCCCAGCATCGCAATGGCACGATCGATACGCATAGGCCCCTCCCTGATTACCCAACCAGCATAGCATTGCGACCGATTCCCCCCTACGGTTTCAGCTAAACTGACCGGTGCCGTCCCGCCCTTCTCCCTTGCCCGCAGTGACTTGACAGCCTGCCCCCTCCTCCGTAGGCT is a window of Nitrospira sp. DNA encoding:
- a CDS encoding ATP-binding cassette domain-containing protein — protein: MLRLVGVKKRLGGQPVLQGVDLTIPSGKLTTIIGPSGEGKSVLLKHMIGLLQPDEGQVWVGDVDISRLHGQPLNEVRKRFAMLFQGAALFDSMTVFDNVAFPLKEKLRMKGPEVATRVNGMLEQVGLAGMGHKFPAELSGGMRKRAGLARALVMRPEIVLFDEPTTGLDPLMAKSIHELITSTQRTFGFTAVMVSHEIPEIFGISDYVAMLKRGRIAAMAPAAEFLRTTDPEVKEFISVGEPAVVSGVSAGL
- a CDS encoding MlaE family lipid ABC transporter permease subunit, with product MTMLQYIGRPVVRYVREMGRMLIFLLSSFGWLARPPLRLMQYIKQLHFIGYKSTFVVVLTAGFTGMVLALQGYYTLRKFGSEGLLGSAVALSMIRELGPVLAALMVTARAGSAMTAEIGIMRITEQIDALDTMAINPLQYLIAPKLVAGLIGVPLLVAIFDVVGIYGGYLVGVDLLGVNAGSYWTSIESAVEWKDVYGGILKSISFGLIVSWVCCYKGFYTRMSAEGLGTATTEAVVLSSVLILVWDYFLTSVLL
- the shc gene encoding squalene--hopene cyclase, with amino-acid sequence MKLFRALFARLSDSFLSSIPGKTASSAEPASAPPLRLVSDKAAQASAVDSTPRRPASHTMSQPDTIDDAIRRSQTWFLSKQHPVEGYWVAELEADTTLTSEYVMLRRFLDCVDPVRQEKAVRYLRSMQLPDGGWPIYYGGPADISASVKAYFALKLSGIPASEPFMLRARDRILAMGGVVQANVFTKIALALFDQYDWEGVPHMPVELMLLPKRFYFSIYAISYWSRAVLIPLLIVFAHQPVCRIPSEQGIDELYAVPRAQIRFWKYPPFNKDQDWFTPHNLFVMLDVVLKLYDRMPLMWLREKAMHKAATWMLEHLKGSGGLGAIYPAMANSVMALRCLGYEMDDPLVQKALREIEDLEVHETGTVDGERVSTLHLQPCFSPIWDTALLTNALIEAGLPQDHPALVKAGAYLMSRQTKTVGDWTISSSHTEPGGWYFQFENELYPDVDDSAVVLMALSKLKMPQPAEQRESIRRGMQWVLAMQSSDGGWGAYDKDNNRVVFNYIPFADHKALLDPSTADLAGRCLEMLAALGYDRTHPAVQPALAFLKKEQEADGSWFGRWGVNYIYGTWSVLAGLRAIGEDVSAPYIRRAVSWLESKQNPDGGWGESCLSYAEDAHSGKGESTPSQTAWALMALMSADVTDSFSVARGVQFLLRHQLKDGSWEEVAHTGTGFPRVFYLRYHWYCQYFPLWALAMYRNIRSRGHMRADEVRQQVDATGAYRFER
- the smc gene encoding chromosome segregation protein SMC, whose translation is MYLKSLDMLGFKSFAESRIAFPEGVTAVVGPNGSGKSNVVDAILWVLGEQSTKTLRSEKMEDVIFNGTELRKPLGMAEVSLVIGGLDQTTLKLEGGSGLPSQLSEFQELMITRRLYRNGDSEYLINKTPCRLKDIRSVLMDTRAGSKGHTVIAQGQIDQILNASPQDRRELIEETAGIVRYKKQKAEALRKLDATQQNLLRVRDIIAEVKKQLNSLERQARQARTYQTLQQEARGVEIELLTREFRALRHELREVEAEVMSLDQREAETAAGLARLTTDLEQSRMQAIATSDAIGKIREELSGIEHQQAQALTAAEVARNRSQLFDQQQQQEAGELEDLARAQGDLTQALGELEASLAAIDEELAQRESAFAELDREMARLLEQRAAAVAEEERGRRDILQLAVLVANTEQSVSQLTARMNEVAERGARLVTEQGHLQEQRAMAVTRHEALRQEYGDAGRMVVSIRAQQETVQGESVRVAEELRALDGHILHRSEELAAVDSRLQALQGMVLEEMGYGRAGSDETTALKSCEGVRDAIAEWLVIPPGMDRAVEAVLGERVHGWFVDDPAVAQRAIGFLQEKALGRGTFIPQQPRWESAGSGDRSWWTALANQPGVAGRAVDLIQTDAPRVAARDCLFDRVVIVESLDHAVRLWAQQLWAGQDGPILVTLAGEVMDASGVISGGHVRDGQGLLERRREVVSLETKRTEFTALLEQEKQRRIELQVLGQELGQQAKQLADSLRETEMQNLSLQKDEERLRGVLADLDLKLAGIEADIHKGTADHQRFEQDARSAQAQLEQWMSEKAGQEASLGRVRERLAAIDQEGRAFQERVTEARLLSEGLRSKRGHEQANRARVMQQQVESEQRRQSLADHLEGLVQAIQENRDEQARQEALCQEFGLAASRIKTELVTAQEQQAQDVAASQALEASLDEVRRTMSSVRDARMAVEVRRAELRTQLSTVEGTLSGTYQLDPAMLTGEVPVPAELPEAGEEAAPSNPLAQSPDAELKEQLQKLRDRLDRMGPINLAAISEHQELDQRYTFLSTQEQDLSNSISSLKEIIQRINHTTKDMFATTFTELQQKFTEVFGQFFPGGRAELQLVEEPAGENGEGGGNQDPGVDIVAQPPGKRLKSITMLSGGEKTLTAMALLFASFLIRPTPFCLLDEIDAPLDEENIGRFTSVLRNMAQTAQFLVITHNKRTMSIADSLFGVTMEEPGVSKVVSVRLGDLQLA
- the ispH gene encoding 4-hydroxy-3-methylbut-2-enyl diphosphate reductase — protein: MLKIYLANPRGFCAGVDRAIDIVDLSLKKYGAPIYVRHEIVHSRHVVNSLRQKGAVFVEELGEVPEGSVVIFSAHGVAKSVWDEANKRRLHVIDATCPLVIKVHNEVNRDYTQGYELILIGHAGHPEVIGTLGQIPDKFHLVSSVEDVEKLEVENLVNLSYVTQTTLSVDECRDIVGALHKRFPNIKGPHQEDICYATQNRQNAVKELSRLVDVILVIGSPNSSNSNRLRELGEQCGIPSYLIDSASDINPDWLKNAKAVGIAAGASAPEVLVTEVVAFLRSAGPSELEELTVIEEDVEFLLPKELVQIESASKPAASIAS